The following coding sequences lie in one Thermosulfuriphilus ammonigenes genomic window:
- the thiC gene encoding phosphomethylpyrimidine synthase ThiC — protein MSTQLEKAREGEITPEMEEVARQEGLSSEEVCSLVAEGRVVILKGRFKQKRVVGIGHRLRTKINASIGTSSEVCDLELERRKARVAEEAGADTLMELSAAGDLDQIRREILREVSLPVGNVPLYQAFCDAARKYGSPLKLDPEELFELIERQCADGIAFMAIHCGINLWTIERLKRQGYRYGGLCSKGGTLMVQWMIENNRENPLYEQFHRVVDILRRYDTVLSLGNGIRAGAIHDSLDRAQMAELIINCELAEVAREAGCQVMVEGPGHVPLDEIAPNIVVQKRMSGGAPYYMLGPLPTDVGAAWDHVTAAIGAAHSAMAGADLICYITPAEHLALPNEEDVTIGVKVARLAAHAGDVVKLRGRADLADKQISKDRRDLLWGRQFENMLFPDDARRLVEERRSIGSKGCSMCGDMCALKHAADVFTPYIKGDKLNK, from the coding sequence ATGTCCACGCAGTTAGAGAAGGCTCGAGAAGGGGAAATCACTCCAGAGATGGAAGAAGTCGCCCGTCAGGAGGGGCTATCTTCAGAGGAGGTTTGCTCCCTGGTGGCTGAAGGTCGGGTGGTCATCCTCAAAGGGCGCTTTAAGCAAAAACGGGTGGTCGGTATTGGTCATCGGTTGCGGACAAAAATAAACGCCTCCATCGGGACCTCAAGCGAGGTCTGCGACCTGGAGCTTGAGAGACGCAAGGCTCGAGTGGCTGAAGAGGCTGGGGCCGATACCCTCATGGAGCTTTCGGCCGCCGGTGATCTGGACCAGATTCGTCGGGAAATCCTCCGAGAGGTCTCTCTTCCTGTGGGAAATGTGCCTCTTTATCAGGCCTTCTGTGATGCGGCCAGAAAGTATGGTTCTCCACTAAAGCTTGATCCTGAAGAGCTCTTTGAGCTTATTGAGCGGCAGTGTGCCGATGGGATTGCCTTTATGGCCATTCATTGTGGCATAAATCTCTGGACTATCGAACGTCTTAAACGCCAGGGGTACCGTTACGGAGGGCTCTGCTCCAAGGGGGGCACCCTTATGGTCCAATGGATGATAGAAAATAATCGTGAAAACCCTCTCTATGAACAGTTTCATCGAGTGGTGGATATCCTTCGGCGTTACGATACGGTGCTTTCTCTTGGCAACGGCATTCGGGCCGGGGCCATTCATGACTCCCTTGACCGGGCCCAGATGGCGGAGCTGATTATCAACTGTGAACTGGCAGAGGTGGCTCGCGAGGCCGGCTGTCAGGTTATGGTTGAGGGCCCGGGGCATGTCCCCCTTGATGAGATTGCTCCCAACATTGTGGTTCAGAAACGTATGTCCGGTGGGGCTCCATATTATATGTTGGGCCCTCTACCCACTGATGTCGGGGCGGCCTGGGATCACGTTACCGCAGCTATTGGAGCAGCCCATTCGGCTATGGCCGGGGCCGACCTCATTTGTTACATCACCCCGGCCGAGCATCTGGCCCTTCCCAACGAAGAGGATGTGACCATAGGGGTCAAAGTGGCTCGTCTGGCAGCCCACGCTGGAGACGTAGTCAAACTTCGAGGGCGGGCCGATTTGGCAGACAAACAGATTAGCAAGGATCGGCGGGATCTTCTCTGGGGCCGGCAATTTGAAAATATGCTCTTTCCAGATGATGCTCGCCGTCTGGTCGAGGAGAGACGATCCATCGGGAGCAAGGGCTGCTCTATGTGTGGTGACATGTGTGCCCTTAAACACGCCGCTGATGTATTTACTCCCTACATTAAGGGTGACAAGCTTAATAAGTAG
- the rplU gene encoding 50S ribosomal protein L21, which translates to MYAIVRTGGKQYKVAPGEVIRVEKLSGEVGQGVELTEVLLVSQGEEVVIGQPLVESAKVKAVIVEQGRYPKVVVFKKKRRKNYKKKYGHRQPYTALKIEEILLS; encoded by the coding sequence ATGTATGCTATTGTTCGAACAGGTGGAAAGCAGTATAAAGTTGCCCCTGGTGAGGTAATTAGAGTGGAGAAACTCTCTGGTGAGGTAGGCCAAGGGGTTGAGCTTACGGAAGTTCTTTTGGTCTCTCAAGGGGAAGAGGTCGTTATTGGTCAACCTCTGGTGGAGTCGGCTAAGGTCAAGGCGGTAATTGTGGAACAAGGTCGTTATCCTAAGGTGGTTGTCTTTAAGAAAAAGAGGCGTAAAAATTACAAAAAGAAATATGGGCACCGTCAACCCTATACGGCCCTTAAGATCGAAGAAATCCTTTTAAGCTAG
- the rpmA gene encoding 50S ribosomal protein L27, whose translation MAHKKAGGSSRNGRDSESKRRGVKRFGGQYVKAGNILVRQVGTKFHPGFNVGMGRDFTLFAKIDGVVTFENYRGRRVVSVYPMEQYLQRIKQKAA comes from the coding sequence ATGGCCCACAAAAAGGCAGGTGGCAGCAGTCGAAACGGTCGAGACAGTGAGAGTAAGCGCCGAGGGGTAAAGCGCTTTGGTGGTCAATATGTCAAGGCCGGAAACATCTTAGTGCGTCAGGTGGGGACGAAATTTCATCCCGGCTTCAATGTAGGTATGGGTCGGGATTTTACCCTTTTTGCCAAAATAGATGGTGTAGTTACCTTTGAGAACTACCGTGGCCGTCGGGTAGTTAGTGTCTATCCTATGGAGCAATA